The following coding sequences are from one Pseudomonas oryzae window:
- a CDS encoding mannose-1-phosphate guanylyltransferase/mannose-6-phosphate isomerase: protein MLFPVIMAGGSGSRLWPLSRQLNPKQFLPLADAQLSMLQATIQRLDGLAVGLPRLICNEQHRFLAAEQLRQLGMEGATILLEPVGRNTAPAIALAALQAIEEAGDPLLLVLAADHLIQDVPAFHASIRAALPLAADGKLVTFGIVPSHPETGYGYIEKGQALGDGGFAVSRFVEKPDLATARDYLASGNYFWNSGMFLFRTRRYLEELERFQPAILAACRAALAGGKQDMHFTRVDAAAFAACPEDSIDYAVMEKTDDAAMVPLDAGWSDIGSWSALWDVSAKDAEGNVFKGDVLGQATRNTYVHADSRLVATVGLEDLVIVETKDAVLVAHKDKVQDVKKIVERIKADDRQEHVNHREVYRPWGMYDSIDNGHRYQVKRITVQPGAKLSVQMHHHRAEHWIVVSGTAKVTNGDKTYLVTENQSTYIPIGQIHALENPGVIPLELIEVQSGSYLGEDDIVRFEDKYGRA from the coding sequence ATGCTTTTCCCCGTCATCATGGCCGGTGGCTCCGGCTCGCGCCTGTGGCCGCTGTCGCGCCAGCTCAATCCCAAGCAGTTCCTGCCGCTGGCCGACGCGCAGCTATCCATGCTGCAGGCGACCATCCAGCGCCTGGACGGCCTCGCGGTCGGCCTGCCGCGGCTGATCTGCAACGAGCAACACCGCTTCCTCGCCGCCGAGCAGTTGCGCCAGCTGGGCATGGAAGGGGCGACCATCCTGCTCGAGCCGGTCGGCCGCAACACTGCGCCGGCCATCGCCCTGGCGGCGCTGCAGGCGATCGAGGAGGCGGGCGATCCGCTGCTGCTGGTGCTGGCCGCCGATCATCTGATCCAGGACGTGCCGGCCTTCCACGCCAGCATCCGCGCCGCGCTACCGCTGGCCGCCGACGGCAAGCTGGTGACTTTCGGCATCGTCCCCAGCCATCCGGAAACCGGCTACGGCTACATCGAGAAGGGCCAGGCGCTCGGCGACGGCGGCTTCGCGGTCAGCCGCTTCGTCGAGAAGCCGGATCTCGCCACCGCGCGCGACTACCTGGCCAGCGGCAACTACTTCTGGAACAGCGGCATGTTCCTGTTCCGCACCCGCCGCTACCTGGAGGAGCTCGAGCGCTTCCAGCCGGCGATCCTCGCCGCCTGCCGCGCGGCGCTGGCCGGCGGCAAGCAGGACATGCACTTCACCCGTGTGGACGCCGCCGCCTTCGCCGCCTGCCCGGAGGACTCCATCGACTACGCGGTGATGGAGAAGACCGACGACGCGGCCATGGTGCCGCTGGACGCCGGCTGGAGCGACATCGGCTCCTGGTCGGCGCTGTGGGACGTCAGCGCCAAGGATGCCGAAGGCAACGTGTTCAAGGGCGACGTGCTCGGCCAGGCCACCCGCAACACCTACGTGCACGCCGACAGCCGTCTGGTGGCGACCGTGGGCCTCGAGGATCTGGTGATCGTCGAGACCAAGGATGCCGTGCTGGTGGCGCACAAGGACAAGGTGCAGGACGTGAAGAAAATCGTCGAGCGGATCAAGGCCGACGACCGCCAGGAACACGTCAATCACCGCGAGGTCTACCGCCCGTGGGGCATGTACGACTCCATCGACAACGGCCACCGCTACCAGGTCAAGCGCATCACCGTGCAGCCCGGTGCCAAGCTGTCGGTGCAGATGCACCACCACCGCGCCGAGCACTGGATCGTGGTCAGCGGCACGGCCAAGGTCACCAACGGCGACAAGACCTACCTGGTCACCGAGAACCAGTCGACCTACATCCCCATCGGCCAGATCCACGCCCTGGAGAACCCCGGCGTGATCCCGTTGGAGCTGATCGAGGTGCAGTCCGGCTCGTACCTGGGCGAAGATGACATTGTGCGCTTCGAAGACAAGTATGGGCGAGCCTGA
- the galU gene encoding UTP--glucose-1-phosphate uridylyltransferase GalU yields the protein MIRKCLFPAAGYGTRFLPATKAMPKEMLPVVNKPLIQYAVEEARAAGLQHMAIVTGRGKRALEDHFDISYELEHQIRGTDKEKYLAGTRELIDQCTFSYTRQVEMKGLGHAILCGRPLIGDEPFAVVLADDLCLNLGGDGVLEQMVKLYKQFRCSIVAIQEVPRDQTHKYGVIAGEMIRDDIYRVNTMVEKPRPEDAPSNLAIIGRYILTPDIFDLIADTEPGKGGEIQITDALMKQAQSGCVLAYRFKGQRFDCGSAEGYVEATNYCFDNLYLKGL from the coding sequence ATGATCCGCAAATGCCTGTTCCCCGCCGCCGGCTACGGCACCCGCTTCCTCCCCGCCACCAAGGCCATGCCCAAGGAAATGCTGCCGGTGGTGAACAAGCCGCTGATCCAGTACGCGGTCGAAGAAGCACGCGCTGCCGGCCTACAGCACATGGCCATCGTCACCGGCCGCGGCAAACGCGCCCTGGAGGATCACTTCGACATCAGCTACGAGCTGGAGCACCAGATCCGTGGTACCGACAAGGAGAAATACCTGGCCGGCACGCGCGAACTGATCGATCAGTGCACCTTTTCCTATACCCGGCAGGTGGAAATGAAGGGCCTGGGCCACGCGATCCTCTGCGGTCGCCCGCTGATCGGCGACGAACCCTTCGCCGTGGTGCTGGCCGACGACCTGTGCCTGAACCTCGGTGGCGACGGCGTGCTGGAGCAGATGGTCAAGCTGTACAAGCAGTTCCGCTGCTCGATCGTCGCCATCCAGGAAGTGCCGCGCGATCAGACCCACAAGTACGGCGTGATCGCAGGCGAGATGATCCGCGACGACATCTACCGGGTGAATACCATGGTCGAGAAGCCCAGGCCGGAGGACGCGCCGTCCAACCTGGCGATCATCGGTCGCTACATCCTCACTCCGGACATCTTCGACCTGATTGCCGATACCGAGCCGGGCAAGGGTGGCGAGATTCAGATCACCGATGCACTGATGAAGCAGGCGCAGAGCGGTTGCGTGCTGGCCTACCGCTTCAAGGGCCAGCGCTTCGACTGCGGCAGCGCCGAGGGCTACGTCGAGGCGACCAACTACTGCTTCGACAACCTGTACCTCAAGG
- a CDS encoding GDP-mannose mannosyl hydrolase — protein sequence MWLTDATFRTVVASTPLVSIDLVVENAAGEILLGQRLNRPAQGFWFVPGGRIRKNESLDSAFRRLTWGELGLAFERGQARLLDVYEHFYADSVFGAAGANPDTHYVVLGYHLRLPAGVPLAPPAEQHDRYRWWPQAEMQASAEVHDNSRAYLAALG from the coding sequence ATGTGGCTGACTGACGCAACCTTCCGCACCGTGGTGGCATCCACACCGCTGGTGTCCATCGATCTGGTGGTGGAGAACGCCGCCGGGGAAATCCTTCTCGGCCAGCGCCTGAATCGTCCGGCGCAGGGCTTCTGGTTCGTACCCGGCGGGCGCATCCGCAAGAACGAAAGCCTGGATTCCGCCTTCCGCCGCCTGACCTGGGGCGAGCTGGGGCTGGCCTTTGAGCGCGGCCAGGCGCGCCTGCTCGACGTGTACGAGCACTTCTACGCCGATAGCGTGTTCGGCGCGGCCGGCGCCAACCCCGATACCCATTACGTGGTGCTCGGCTACCACCTGCGCCTGCCCGCCGGCGTGCCCCTGGCGCCACCGGCCGAGCAGCACGACCGCTATCGCTGGTGGCCGCAGGCCGAGATGCAGGCCAGTGCCGAAGTGCACGACAACTCGCGCGCCTATCTGGCGGCCCTGGGCTGA